A genomic region of Bubalus kerabau isolate K-KA32 ecotype Philippines breed swamp buffalo chromosome 10, PCC_UOA_SB_1v2, whole genome shotgun sequence contains the following coding sequences:
- the MIDEAS gene encoding mitotic deacetylase-associated SANT domain protein isoform X1 — protein sequence MNLQAQPKAQNKRKRCLFGDQEPTPKEQPQPLQAPQQPPAPPQSRVKEEPYFAHEGSAGAAPHSQPVELPPSNSLALLNSVVYGSERTMLSQQVGSVKWPNSVMAPGRGPERGGGGGVSDSGWQQQPGQPPPNSTWNRHSLPLYSGPKGSSHPGMGVATYYNHPEPLKLEKVGGPQLDRYGNAVRPMVPPKVQLEVGRSQAPLNSFHMAKKPPNQTLPLESFRQAFGHQVNRQVFRQGPPPPNPVTAFPPQKQQQQQQQQQAALPQIQLLENFYSMQQPPPSQQPQDFGLQPAGPLGQSHLAHHSMAPYHFPPNPDMNPELRKALLQESAPQPVLPQAQIAFPRRSRRLSKEGVLPSTALDGAGTQPGQEPASNLFLHHWVPQQPPPGPLGQPHPEALGFPLELRESQLLSDGERLAPNGRERETPAMGGEEGMRAVGTGDCGQVLRSGVIQSTRRRRRASQEANLLTLAQKAVELASLQNTKDASGSEEKRKSVLASTTKCGVEFSEPALAKRAREDSGMVPLIIPVSVPVRAVDPTEAAQAGGVDEDGKGPEQNPAEHKPSVIVTRRRSTRIPGTDAPAQPEDMNVKLEGEPSVRKPKQRPRPEPLIIPTKAGTFIAPPVYSNITPYQSHLRSPVRLADHPSERSFELPPYTPPPILSPVREGSGLYFNAIMSTSSIPAPPPITPKSAHRTLLRSNSAEVTPPVLSVMGEATPVSIEPRINVGSRFQAEIPSMRDRALAAADPHKADLVWQPWEVLESSREKQRQVEDLLTAACSSIFPGAGTNQELALHCLHESRGDILETLNKLLLKKPLRPHNHPLATYHYTGSDQWKMAERKLFNKGIAIYKKDFFLVQKLIQTKTVAQCVEFYYTYKKQVKIGRNGTLTFGDVDTSDEKSAQEEVEVDIKTSQKFPRVPPPRRESPNEERLEPKKEEKETRKEGEEEMPETQDKGEQEEGRERSRRAAAVKATQTLQANESANDILILRSHESNAPGSAGGQASEKPREGPGKSRRALPFSEKKKKTETFNKTQNQENTFPCKKCGRVFFKVKSRSAHMKSHAEQEKKAAALRQKEKEAAAAAATATASPHQQALREESGAGERG from the exons ATGAACCTCCAGGCCCAGCCCAAGGCTCAGAACAAGCGGAAGCGTTGCCTCTTTGGGGACCAAGAACCAACTCCCAAGGAGCAGCCTCAGCCCCTGCAAGCCCCCCAGCAGCCCCCGGCCCCTCCGCAGTCCAGAGTGAAAGAGGAGCCTTACTTTGCCCACGAGGGTTCAGCAGGGGCTGCTCCCCACTCCCAGCCGGTGGAACTGCCCCCTTCCAACAGCCTGGCCCTACTCAACTCAGTGGTGTACGGGTCTGAGCGGACCATGCTGTCCCAGCAGGTGGGCTCGGTCAAGTGGCCCAACTCCGTGATGGCTCCAGGGCGGGGCCCggagcggggagggggcgggggtgtcAGCGACAGTGGctggcagcagcagccaggccAGCCTCCCCCCAACTCGACGTGGAACCGCCACAGCCTGCCCCTCTACAGCGGACCCAAGGGGAGCTCTCATCCTGGCATGGGGGTCGCTACCTACTACAACCACCCGGAGCCTCTGAAGCTAGAGAAGGTGGGGGGGCCACAACTGGACCGCTACGGAAACGCTGTGCGGCCCATGGTGCCGCCCAAGGTGCAGCTGGAGGTGGGGCGGTCCCAGGCGCCCCTTAACTCTTTCCACATGGCCAAGAAGCCCCCAAACCAGACGCTGCCCCTGGAATCCTTCCGGCAGGCGTTCGGCCACCAGGTGAACCGGCAGGTCTTCCGGCAGGGCCCGCCGCCCCCTAACCCCGTCACGGCCTTCCCGccgcagaagcagcagcagcagcagcagcagcagcaggcggcCCTGCCCCAGATACAGCTCTTGGAGAACTTCTACTCCATGCAGCAGCCACCACCCTCTCAGCAGCCCCAGGACTTCGGCCTGCAGCCGGCCGGGCCGCTGGGGCAGTCCCACCTGGCCCACCACAGCATGGCACCCTACCACTTCCCCCCCAACCCTGACATGAACCCGGAACTGCGCAAGGCCCTCCTGCAGGAGTCAGCCCCGCAGCCTGTGCTACCTCAGGCGCAGATCGCCTTCCCCCGCCGTTCCCGCCGCCTCTCTAAGGAGGGCGTCTTGCCTTCCACCGCCCTGGATGGGGCCGGCACCCAGCCCGGGCAGGAGCCCGCCAGCAACCTGTTCCTACATCACTGGGTCCCACAGCAGCCGCCACCCGGCCCGCTGGGGCAGCCCCATCCTGAAGCTCTGGGGTTCCCGCTGGAGCTGAGGGAGTCGCAGTTGTTGTCTGACGGGGAGAGACTGGCACCCAATGGTCGGGAGCGGGAGACTCCCGCCATGGGTGGTGAGGAGGGCATGCGGGCAGTGGGCACAGGGGACTGTGGGCAGGTGCTACGGAGTGGGGTGATCCAGAGCACCCGACGGAGGCGCCGGGCATCCCAGGAGGCCAATTTGCTGACCCTGGCCCAGAAGGCAGTGGAGCTGGCCTCGCTGCAGAACACAAAG GATGCCAGTGGCTctgaggagaagaggaaaagtgTGTTGGCTTCAACTACGAAGTGTGGGGTGGAGTTTTCTGAGCCTGCCTTAGCCAAGCGAGCACGAGAAGACAGTGGGATGGTACCCCTCATCATCCCAGTGTCTGTGCCTGTGCGGGCAGTGGACCCAACTGAGGCAGCTCAAGCTGGAGGTGTTGATGAGGATGGAAAGGGTCCCGAGCAGAACCCCGCTGAACACAAGCCGTCAGTCATTGTCACCCGCCGGCGGTCCACCCGTATCCCTGGGACTGATGCCCCAGCTCAG cctgagGACATGAACGTTAAGTTGGAGGGGGAGCCTTCAGTGCGGAAACCAAAGCAGCGGCCGAGACCTGAGCCCCTGATCATTCCCACCAAGGCGGGCACTTTCATCGCCCCTCCCGTCTACTCCAACATCACCCCCTACCAGAGCCACCTGCGCTCCCCTGTCCGCCTTGCCGACCACCCGTCCGAGCGGAGCTTTGAGCTGCCCCCCTACACACCACCCCCCATCCTCAGCCCCGTGCGGGAAGGCTCCGGACTCTATTTCAATGCCATCATGTCGACCAGCAGcatcccagcccctcctcccatcACGCCAAAGAGTGCCCATCGCACCCTGCTCCGGTCTA ATAGCGCCGAAGTCACCCCGCCTGTGCTCTCTGTGATGGGGGAGGCCACCCCAGTGAGCATCGAGCC ACGGATCAATGTGGGCTCCCGGTTCCAAGCGGAAATCCCCTCGATGAGGGACCGTGCCCTGGCTGCTGCAGACCCCCACAAGGCTGACTTGGTGTGGCAGCCATGGGAAGTCCTGGAGAGCAGCCGGGAGAAGCAGAGGCAAG tgGAAGACCTGCTGACAGCTGCCTGCTCCAGCATTTTCCCTGGAGCCGGCACCAACCAGGAGCTGGCCCTGCACTGTCTGCACGAGTCCAGGGGAGACATCCTG GAAACGCTGAATAAGCTGCTACTGAAGAAGCCCCTGCGGCCCCATAACCACCCGCTGGCAACTTATCACTACACAG GCTCCGACCAGTGGAAGATGGCTGAGAGGAAGCTATTCAACAAGGGCATTGCCATCTACAAGAAGGACTTCTTTCTTGTGCAGAAACTG ATCCAGACCAAGACCGTGGCCCAGTGCGTGGAGTTCTACTACACCTACAAGAAGCAGGTGAAGATCGGCCGCAATGGGACGCTAACATTCGGGGATGTGGATACGAGTGATGAAAAGTCGGCCCAGGAAGAGGTTGAAGTGGATATTAAG ACTTCCCAGAAGTTCCCAAGGGTGCCTCCTCCCAGAAGAGAGTCCCCAAATGAAGAGAGGCTAGAGcccaagaaggaagaaaaagagaccagaaaggagggggaggaggagatgccagagacccaggacaAGGGGGAGCAGGAAGAGGGGCGAGAGCGAAGCCGGCGGGCAGCAGCTGTCAAAGCCACACAGACACTACAGGCCAATGAGTCG GCCAATGACATCCTCATCCTCCGAAGCCACGAGTCCAACGCCCCTGGATCTGCGGGTGGCCAGGCCTCAGAGAAGCCAAGGGAGGGGCCAGGAAAGTCACGAAGGGCACTACCTttttcagagaagaagaaaaaaacagagacttTTAATAAGACCCAGAATCAGGAGAACACTTTCCCTTGTAAAAAATGCGGCAG GGTGTTTTTCAAGGTGAAGAGTCGCAGCGCCCACATGAAGAGCCACgcggagcaggagaagaaggcagctgccctgaggcagaaggagaaagaggcCGCGGCCGCTGCAGCCACTGCGACCGCCTCCCCGCACCAGCAGGCCCTGCGGGAGGAGAGCGGTGCAGGCGAGAGAGGCTGA
- the MIDEAS gene encoding mitotic deacetylase-associated SANT domain protein isoform X2: MNLQAQPKAQNKRKRCLFGDQEPTPKEQPQPLQAPQQPPAPPQSRVKEEPYFAHEGSAGAAPHSQPVELPPSNSLALLNSVVYGSERTMLSQQVGSVKWPNSVMAPGRGPERGGGGGVSDSGWQQQPGQPPPNSTWNRHSLPLYSGPKGSSHPGMGVATYYNHPEPLKLEKVGGPQLDRYGNAVRPMVPPKVQLEVGRSQAPLNSFHMAKKPPNQTLPLESFRQAFGHQVNRQVFRQGPPPPNPVTAFPPQKQQQQQQQQQAALPQIQLLENFYSMQQPPPSQQPQDFGLQPAGPLGQSHLAHHSMAPYHFPPNPDMNPELRKALLQESAPQPVLPQAQIAFPRRSRRLSKEGVLPSTALDGAGTQPGQEPASNLFLHHWVPQQPPPGPLGQPHPEALGFPLELRESQLLSDGERLAPNGRERETPAMGGEEGMRAVGTGDCGQVLRSGVIQSTRRRRRASQEANLLTLAQKAVELASLQNTKDASGSEEKRKSVLASTTKCGVEFSEPALAKRAREDSGMVPLIIPVSVPVRAVDPTEAAQAGGVDEDGKGPEQNPAEHKPSVIVTRRRSTRIPGTDAPAQPEDMNVKLEGEPSVRKPKQRPRPEPLIIPTKAGTFIAPPVYSNITPYQSHLRSPVRLADHPSERSFELPPYTPPPILSPVREGSGLYFNAIMSTSSIPAPPPITPKSAHRTLLRSNSAEVTPPVLSVMGEATPVSIEPRINVGSRFQAEIPSMRDRALAAADPHKADLVWQPWEVLESSREKQRQVEDLLTAACSSIFPGAGTNQELALHCLHESRGDILETLNKLLLKKPLRPHNHPLATYHYTGSDQWKMAERKLFNKGIAIYKKDFFLVQKLIQTKTVAQCVEFYYTYKKQVKIGRNGTLTFGDVDTSDEKSAQEEVEVDIKANDILILRSHESNAPGSAGGQASEKPREGPGKSRRALPFSEKKKKTETFNKTQNQENTFPCKKCGRVFFKVKSRSAHMKSHAEQEKKAAALRQKEKEAAAAAATATASPHQQALREESGAGERG, encoded by the exons ATGAACCTCCAGGCCCAGCCCAAGGCTCAGAACAAGCGGAAGCGTTGCCTCTTTGGGGACCAAGAACCAACTCCCAAGGAGCAGCCTCAGCCCCTGCAAGCCCCCCAGCAGCCCCCGGCCCCTCCGCAGTCCAGAGTGAAAGAGGAGCCTTACTTTGCCCACGAGGGTTCAGCAGGGGCTGCTCCCCACTCCCAGCCGGTGGAACTGCCCCCTTCCAACAGCCTGGCCCTACTCAACTCAGTGGTGTACGGGTCTGAGCGGACCATGCTGTCCCAGCAGGTGGGCTCGGTCAAGTGGCCCAACTCCGTGATGGCTCCAGGGCGGGGCCCggagcggggagggggcgggggtgtcAGCGACAGTGGctggcagcagcagccaggccAGCCTCCCCCCAACTCGACGTGGAACCGCCACAGCCTGCCCCTCTACAGCGGACCCAAGGGGAGCTCTCATCCTGGCATGGGGGTCGCTACCTACTACAACCACCCGGAGCCTCTGAAGCTAGAGAAGGTGGGGGGGCCACAACTGGACCGCTACGGAAACGCTGTGCGGCCCATGGTGCCGCCCAAGGTGCAGCTGGAGGTGGGGCGGTCCCAGGCGCCCCTTAACTCTTTCCACATGGCCAAGAAGCCCCCAAACCAGACGCTGCCCCTGGAATCCTTCCGGCAGGCGTTCGGCCACCAGGTGAACCGGCAGGTCTTCCGGCAGGGCCCGCCGCCCCCTAACCCCGTCACGGCCTTCCCGccgcagaagcagcagcagcagcagcagcagcagcaggcggcCCTGCCCCAGATACAGCTCTTGGAGAACTTCTACTCCATGCAGCAGCCACCACCCTCTCAGCAGCCCCAGGACTTCGGCCTGCAGCCGGCCGGGCCGCTGGGGCAGTCCCACCTGGCCCACCACAGCATGGCACCCTACCACTTCCCCCCCAACCCTGACATGAACCCGGAACTGCGCAAGGCCCTCCTGCAGGAGTCAGCCCCGCAGCCTGTGCTACCTCAGGCGCAGATCGCCTTCCCCCGCCGTTCCCGCCGCCTCTCTAAGGAGGGCGTCTTGCCTTCCACCGCCCTGGATGGGGCCGGCACCCAGCCCGGGCAGGAGCCCGCCAGCAACCTGTTCCTACATCACTGGGTCCCACAGCAGCCGCCACCCGGCCCGCTGGGGCAGCCCCATCCTGAAGCTCTGGGGTTCCCGCTGGAGCTGAGGGAGTCGCAGTTGTTGTCTGACGGGGAGAGACTGGCACCCAATGGTCGGGAGCGGGAGACTCCCGCCATGGGTGGTGAGGAGGGCATGCGGGCAGTGGGCACAGGGGACTGTGGGCAGGTGCTACGGAGTGGGGTGATCCAGAGCACCCGACGGAGGCGCCGGGCATCCCAGGAGGCCAATTTGCTGACCCTGGCCCAGAAGGCAGTGGAGCTGGCCTCGCTGCAGAACACAAAG GATGCCAGTGGCTctgaggagaagaggaaaagtgTGTTGGCTTCAACTACGAAGTGTGGGGTGGAGTTTTCTGAGCCTGCCTTAGCCAAGCGAGCACGAGAAGACAGTGGGATGGTACCCCTCATCATCCCAGTGTCTGTGCCTGTGCGGGCAGTGGACCCAACTGAGGCAGCTCAAGCTGGAGGTGTTGATGAGGATGGAAAGGGTCCCGAGCAGAACCCCGCTGAACACAAGCCGTCAGTCATTGTCACCCGCCGGCGGTCCACCCGTATCCCTGGGACTGATGCCCCAGCTCAG cctgagGACATGAACGTTAAGTTGGAGGGGGAGCCTTCAGTGCGGAAACCAAAGCAGCGGCCGAGACCTGAGCCCCTGATCATTCCCACCAAGGCGGGCACTTTCATCGCCCCTCCCGTCTACTCCAACATCACCCCCTACCAGAGCCACCTGCGCTCCCCTGTCCGCCTTGCCGACCACCCGTCCGAGCGGAGCTTTGAGCTGCCCCCCTACACACCACCCCCCATCCTCAGCCCCGTGCGGGAAGGCTCCGGACTCTATTTCAATGCCATCATGTCGACCAGCAGcatcccagcccctcctcccatcACGCCAAAGAGTGCCCATCGCACCCTGCTCCGGTCTA ATAGCGCCGAAGTCACCCCGCCTGTGCTCTCTGTGATGGGGGAGGCCACCCCAGTGAGCATCGAGCC ACGGATCAATGTGGGCTCCCGGTTCCAAGCGGAAATCCCCTCGATGAGGGACCGTGCCCTGGCTGCTGCAGACCCCCACAAGGCTGACTTGGTGTGGCAGCCATGGGAAGTCCTGGAGAGCAGCCGGGAGAAGCAGAGGCAAG tgGAAGACCTGCTGACAGCTGCCTGCTCCAGCATTTTCCCTGGAGCCGGCACCAACCAGGAGCTGGCCCTGCACTGTCTGCACGAGTCCAGGGGAGACATCCTG GAAACGCTGAATAAGCTGCTACTGAAGAAGCCCCTGCGGCCCCATAACCACCCGCTGGCAACTTATCACTACACAG GCTCCGACCAGTGGAAGATGGCTGAGAGGAAGCTATTCAACAAGGGCATTGCCATCTACAAGAAGGACTTCTTTCTTGTGCAGAAACTG ATCCAGACCAAGACCGTGGCCCAGTGCGTGGAGTTCTACTACACCTACAAGAAGCAGGTGAAGATCGGCCGCAATGGGACGCTAACATTCGGGGATGTGGATACGAGTGATGAAAAGTCGGCCCAGGAAGAGGTTGAAGTGGATATTAAG GCCAATGACATCCTCATCCTCCGAAGCCACGAGTCCAACGCCCCTGGATCTGCGGGTGGCCAGGCCTCAGAGAAGCCAAGGGAGGGGCCAGGAAAGTCACGAAGGGCACTACCTttttcagagaagaagaaaaaaacagagacttTTAATAAGACCCAGAATCAGGAGAACACTTTCCCTTGTAAAAAATGCGGCAG GGTGTTTTTCAAGGTGAAGAGTCGCAGCGCCCACATGAAGAGCCACgcggagcaggagaagaaggcagctgccctgaggcagaaggagaaagaggcCGCGGCCGCTGCAGCCACTGCGACCGCCTCCCCGCACCAGCAGGCCCTGCGGGAGGAGAGCGGTGCAGGCGAGAGAGGCTGA